The following are encoded together in the Anopheles nili chromosome 3, idAnoNiliSN_F5_01, whole genome shotgun sequence genome:
- the LOC128725290 gene encoding uncharacterized protein LOC128725290 codes for MKGTSTWTLAATVICVCYAAQFCIAGPLPEEFPQDSSSSSEEKQGNPLNSLYSPLEYGAKVDSDEIALISTNSSQNTTKELYVIKAVVYEIGILADVPENETLDEDEPVHQQVDLSFFSHGGNSTHLNLGDIPVPIQTSVQGQVFTGIAPVHVGTVPTNLSDLLSALPISGTVVNISQTNSSYVEVHKHNISDASVLLNQKDLTSLPFASSASEPLVPASVDETVIGLTTKTKQPADGDEEKHE; via the exons ATGAAAGGAACCTCCACCTGGACCTTAGCAGCCACCGTGATCTGTGTGTGCTACGCAGCGCAGTTCTGCATAGCGGGACCGCTTCCGGAGGAATTTCCACAGGACAGCTCGTCATCTTCCGAGGAGAAACAGGGCAATCCCCTGAACTCCTTGTACAGCCCCTTAGAGTACGGAGCGAAAGTAGACAGCGATGAAATTGCTCTTATCAGTACCAACAGttcacaaaacacaacaaaagaaCT TTACGTGATTAAAGCAGTTGTCTATGAAATAGGAATCCTTGCTGATGTACCAGAGAATGAGACACTCGATGAGGACGAGCCAGT TCACCAGCAAGTGGATCTGTCCTTCTTCAGCCACGGGGGCAACAGTACCCATCTGAACCTAGGCGACATTCCGGTTCCGATTCAAACCAGCGTCCAGGGGCAGGTGTTCACCGGTATTGCACCGGTGCACGTAGGCACCGTACCAACGAACCTAAGCGATCTGCTGTCTGCCCTACCAATCTCGGGCACCGTGGTCAACATCTCGCAAACAAACAGCTCCTACGTGGAGGTGCACAAGCACAACATCAGCGACGCTTCCGTTCTGTTAAACCAGAAGGATCTGACCAGCTTACCCTTTGCCAGCTCGGCCAGTGAACCGCTAGTACCAGCTAGCGTTGATGAAACGGTGATAGGACTTACGACGAAGACGAAACAGCCGGCAGATGGGGACGAGGAGAAGCATGAGTAG
- the LOC128723181 gene encoding uncharacterized protein LOC128723181 — protein sequence MFHVMAKLVLMFSFLLVNSLALPVTENAHGLGAVLSNIAHSFVVVNEEIERPNSTHVQSDEPAALHLESANVLPSLLHIALKPEEQHIKAETQDLVYTNDTDAQGVVKITLLSITEEGSSEEASTTELPDDVTTEESTSEKEEPTTIVTSSSSTPATASTKPTSVLTVLGSDQVDKDKEEEIKENIKEVEAMPVILTVGV from the exons ATGTTCCACGTGATGGCTAAGCTTGTGCTGATG TTTAGCTTTCTGCTGGTCAATTCGCTGGCACTTCCAGTCACAGAAAACGCACACGGACTTGGGGCAGTTCTCAGCAACATCGCACACAGTTTTGTGGTAGTTAACGAGGAGATTGAACGGCCCAACAGCACCCACGTGCAATCGGACGAACCCGCTGCCCTTCACTTGGAGTCTGCTAATGTTTTACCATCGCTCCTGCATATTGCACTAAAGCCCGAGGAGCAGCACATCAAGGCTGAAACGCAAGACTTGGTGTACACGAATGACACCGATGCACAAGGTGTTGTCAAGATCACGCTGCTGTCTATCACGGAAGAGGGCTCATCGGAGGAAGCTAGCACTACGGAGCTACCAGACGATGTGACCACAGAAGAATCAACCTCAGAGAAGGAGGAGCCAACTACGATCGTAACTAGCAGTTCTAGCACTCCGGCCACAGCATCTACCAAGCCGACATCAGTCCTCACCGTTCTTGGAAGCGACCAAGTTGACAAGGACAAAGAGGAGGAAATCAAGGAAAACATTAAGGAAGTGGAGGCCATGCCAGTGATTCTAACCGTCGGGGTGTAG
- the LOC128723182 gene encoding U6 snRNA-associated Sm-like protein LSm5 — translation MAQTAAANQSTLLPLELVDKCIGSRIHIIMKNDKEIVGTLLGFDDFVNMLLEDVTEYENTSEGRRITKLDQILLNGNNITMLVPGSSGDIPEAS, via the exons ATGGCTCAAACGGCTGCTGCTAACCAATCCACTCTGCTACCCCTCG AATTGGTAGATAAATGCATCGGCTCCAGGATACATATCATTATGAAGAATGATAAAGAGATCGTGGGAACACTGCTTGGGTTCGACGATTTCGTCAACATGCTGCTGGAGGACGTCACCGAGTACGAGAACACATCCGAAGGACGACGAATAACCAAGCTCGATCAAATTTTGCTGAACGGCAACAATATCACTATG CTCGTACCCGGTTCCAGCGGCGACATTCCGGAAGCGTCCTAA